gatgtgatgcctatataatgatcattgcctggatatcgtcatgattatttgaagttctatcaattacccaacagtaattgtttttcccgccgtttgctatttttctcgagagaagcgactagtgaaacatatgacccccaggtctcttctcatcatatttgccttcgcaatctattttcctttgcttttattttcagatctattaaaccaaaaatacaaaaataccttgctgcaatttattttatccgcgatctatttatcctatctaccacaacTATCTCATGTTATCTTGCCTACTTGAGGTgtcgtacccaaaagggattgacaaccctttaacacgtcaggttgcgagtatttgttatttgtgtgcaggtgttattTACGTGTtgttaggaggttctcctactggttcgataaccttggtctcatcattgagggaaatacctaccgtcgctatactgcatcatcccttcctgtttggggaaataccgacgtagttctagcagatatCAGTGCCCGAGCGGAAGGTCATGAGCATGGGCGAACTGCTTCCATCCGTTCTTCGCGCACGGATGGAAGCAATTCCCCCACGCTCTTGACCTTCAGCTTGGGGACGTCCTCATCTTAAGCTACGACACCAGTCGGTTAGCACTTGGACCGGAAGATCCTCGACCATCGACCGCTCCACCCTCGACCCCTCGCCCCTTGACTCCTCGGCGACCCCTCGACCCCTTGGTGACCCCTCGGCgaccggcgatcctcgaccctctgcCCCATGGTGACTGGCGATCCTCGACCCAGTTCCGTTGGCGTCGACGCACCCATAACCTCGACCTGGTTCCGTCGGCGCCAACGCACCCctaacctcttcttcttcttcttcttcttcttcttcttcttcttcttcttcttcttcttcttcttcttcttcttcttcttcttcttcttcttcttcttcttcttcttcttcttcttcttcttcttcttcttcctcttcttcttcttcctcctcctcctcttcttcttcttcttcttcctcttcctcttcttcttcctcctcttcttcttcctcctcctcttcttcttcttcctcctcctcctcttcttcttcttcttcttcctcttcctcttcttcttcctcctcttcttattattattcttcttattattattttcttaattttatctttcttcttccttgttaactaaacctaaactaaactaaatctaaacctaaacctaaaaaacagaagaaaaaacctAAACTACACTAACTAAACTATACTAATTAACAGAGAAAATGGGAAAAAAAGAGAGGGGGAGGGGGCTCACTGGAGTgggggaggtggaggaggccgaCACCGACAGGTCGGGTCGGGCGGCGGGGCATCAGAGGGGCCGAGCGGCGGGGTGTCGGGGGGGCAGGGCAGCGGGACGTCAGGGAGGTTGGGCGACAGGGCGGCGGGGCGTCAGGGCGGCCGGACGGCGGGGCGTCAGGGCGGCCGGACGGCGGGGCGTCGAGCGGGCCGGAGTGGCGGGGCGTCGGGGGGGCGGGGTGGTGTGCAGGAGCGGTGGGGCATCGGTGGTAGCGGGCGACGGGTCGGGACAGAGTGTGGTCGAGGGCGGGGGCGGGGTGCAATTGGGGGCGGTGGCGTGGTGCGGGGCGACGGGGtgcggtcagagagagagagagagagagaaagagagagagagagtgagtgaaagcacaagtgctccctgggtgattttggtaattaatgtcaacatatctcttgttggaccaatactcttacctagtatgtttcagataagttcaacaatggagtggcatggactagaggatgtggaaccccttcaagatgctaaggacaaaggattggctcaagctcaaagcacaagactctatattttacttttagtgatccaagatcacattgagtccatagaaaagccaatagtattaagaggggatgaggtgttgcttaatggcttgcttgctcaaagtgcttagtgatatgctccaaagccctcaaccactttctcacatccacagatgtcccaaaccaaaaatcaaactcggccccaccgaatctttctatccggcaccaccgagttctcttgacatagccactgccagaaaccctaatcgagtcggtctcaccgatgggatctcggtctcaccgagatgggcttgcaaactctctgtttcctattgcaataatttcggtcccaccgaggtatgcaatcggtcccaccgagtttgcctggccaactctctatttcgcttattacccaaatcggtcccactgagtttgtgtaatcggtcaaagcgagttgaggctttaccctaaccctagaacatcggttctaccgagttgatcttgttggtcccaccgaaatgcctaacggtcacattatgaactaaatcagtctgaccgagtttcacgattcggtcccaccgagtttggtaaattatgtgtaacggttagattttgtgtggaggctatgtatacccctccacccactcttcattcatggagagagtcatcagaacatgcctacacttccaacatacattttctgagagagaaccacctacacttgtgttgaggtcaagatattccattcctaccacataaatcttgatctctagccttccccaagttgctttccactcaactcttctttccaccaaatccaaatcttgtgagagagagttgagtgttggggagactatcatttgaagcacaagagcaaggagttcatcatcaacacaccatttgttacttcttggagagtggtgtctcctagattggctaggtgtcacttgggagcctccgtcaatattgtagagttgaaccaaggagtttgtaagggcaaggagatcgcctacttcgtgaagatctacccgagtgaggcaagtccttcgtgggcgatgaccatggtgggatagacaaggttgcttcttcgtggacccttcgtgggtggagccctccgtggactcgcacaaccgttacccttcgtgggttgaagtctccatcaacgtggatgtacgatagcaccacctatcagaaccatggataaaaaatctccgtgtctccaaattgcgtttgcacactccaatcccatccctttacattcttgcaatttgcatgctttactttccgctgctcatatactcttgtcatgctttcttgatatgtattgtgaatgttaaaacttgtgccaaaactccacttcaacttaaagagattaaaaactgcaacttttcttacttagagtctattcaccccccccccccctctagacaccttttctcgatcctttcagggagagagagagagagacacacaaagAAACTTTGTAGTCGCTAGCAAATGGCAAAGAGGTGAGGTGGGCCATTGCAATAAGCTGGCCTCCACTGAACCCCACCCCCACCTCTTTGTCATCTACTAGCAGACGGCAACAttcctttgtcgtccgctagcagacggcaaaaaactggctgatggcaaatagtGTCTTTGCCATCAGCTCGTTCGTTGCCGTCTACTTTTCTAAAGCTGTCAGCagagaccttctttgtcgtctgctagcaaacggcaaagaactggctgatggaaaattctctgattccagtagtggaCCCATCCAAAGCATCAAGGAGGACATCTGTCTAGGGATTTCCTTCTCAATAGGGAATGGGGTTGGAACCCAATTCTGGCTAGACCCTTGGTTGGGTTCCGAGCCCCTAAAAACAAACTTTCCCGGCTTGTTTTTGATCTATTCTAACCCTCAATTAGTTTTATCTAGGGCATTCCGTGATGGAGTGTGCGATGTCTAGTTCCACCGCGCCTTCGGGCATGTAGAGCGGGAAGATTGGGATACCCTACGGGCATCCTTACCAACGGTGCTTGCGGACTATCCGAACCCTATCTCATGGAAGCTAGCCCCGACGGCAGAATTTTCGGTGCTTAGGCATACCACACCCTATGCCAGTCCCCGGCCACCCCCTGGCTTTCTCCCTGTAGAAAGCCCCCTTGCCGCTGAAGATTAAGATCTTTGTGTGGCAGCTACTTCGAGATCGCATCCCTTCAAGGAGTGAGGTCCTGAAGCGGCATGGCCCGGGTGATGGTCTGTGGCCCCTATGTGTGGCACCGGAGACAGGGACACATATCCTCCTTTCCTGCACGGCGGCACGGGTACTTTGGACGTACATCTGTGAGGCTCTTGGGACCGAATGGGAGGCCCTCAACCTCGCGGAATTCCTCCAGTACGGGGCTACATTACGCTCCTGTCATCGACATTTATTTTGGCTTATTTTCGTGGCATTGTCTTGGACGCTTTGGACAGCTCGTAATAAGATGGTGATTGAGAAGATCCTTCCGAGGCGGGCATCTGACTCTTTCTTCAAATTTCTTGCCTTTTTTACAACATTGAGGCAGCGTGACCGTGACCGCCTAGGGCTCATGATGGATGCGCTTTTGGCTGTGGCGCGCTGACTTTCGTCATAGTAGGGCCGCTTGGtggcttttttatttctttttctttccttgggCATGTATGTGCCGTTTCCCCAGCCGTCGCTTGAGTATGACTTTGGATGTTGGTTGTATGGaccgttgctttatttataaagcagggcgaaagcccACCTCGAGAAGATTTTAACAACCACCATGGGTGTAATGCATGTAAACAACTTCTGCACAAAGGAACATACAAAATTAGTGTAAAGAAGTACTCACTCCATTCCTTATTATAGTGCGCATAGGTTTCTGCCTTAGATTCCGAATTGTAGTGCGTATAGACTGTTTTGGACGAAAGTATCCCTTGGCTAGTCACGGGAGTGCAGCAGCAGGCACCCACGTGCTTGACAGACCTAGCAAGTATAGGGGCAATTCTCGTCCAAAAAAAAAACGCCAGCACGTGTCTTGGTATAAGAGCCACTCCACAAGGCGGGCTACAaataggaacagagggagtactaatggCAGTGAAGACTCTGACATTCCCATCTTTGTTGCTTTGATGGGGAAGGCCAATGTTCATAAAGCATTCATCCTGGTGAGTGGCTCCCTCCATATTTTGTTGTATCGATCATGAATGTTCAAGTCTGTTGAAACTTACTTCTCTTTATTGATGAAAACAGTACAGTATTCTTGATCAGGATTTATGCATTCATAACCAGTCATACCTCAGTTTACACACACACAATATTAATTTACTATTGCTCAACTAACTCTTGTGTTGAAATCTGGAATAGATTGTCCCCGAGCAATATCTTGGAGATGAGCCAGTCGTCCATTTCCAGCTACTTGCGAAGAAATGGAAGGGGAAGTTTAGCGTTTAGCGTGAGGATTATCGAGTTGTAAGTGGATGGAAGAAGTTCGTCAAAGACAATGATGTGAAGATGGACGATATCTGCCCCTTTGAGCTGTTGGCCAACAAAAGGAGTGCCATGGAAGTCCATATTGTCCGTGCAAATAATGGCAATTGATTGATATGCCATACTGCCATCTTACCGAGTTCCCTATCCCTAAACCCTATAGCAAGTACATTTTGGTGATGGTGGTACTTCTTTCGTGTTGGCTAGTAGAGTCCTAGACTCCTTGTTGTTTTGACCAGACGATGCCTACTTCACCTGCGTGATGCTGCAAGTTATTACCAAACTTGTGTTCGATTCAATGTTGAATTAGTGATATCGGTGTGTTGCAGAGTCCTGGACTCCTTGTTGTTTTGACCAGACGATGCCTACTTCACCTGCGTGATGCTGCAAGTTATTACCAAACTTGTGTTCGATTCAATGTTGAATTAGTGATATCGGTGTGTTGCGGTGAATGCTGATTTGAAGCCGCCTTGTTGAATCTAAAACCTACATGTTTGATCCATGCTGAGTTAGTTCATGGGTGCTACAAGACTTGCCTCTTGTTGCAACGATTTTTTTGTTATCATCCTTTTCACTGTTTCTTGATGCATTTGTGATAGGAAATAGCTGCAAAGAAAGCTCATCATGTGCTAACAGAAGAACTGCAAGTGTTATGATTTATTCCTGTAGTGATGTGATTCATGGATTTATGCACTGCTAGCTCCAAAAATCAATGTGCTTTCACCTATGCCGTTCCTGCACTTCACTTATATGTATTCCTATGTTTGTTACCAGGAGTGTGGCACAAGAGAGCCAAAAAGGATTGTCTTATTCAGCGTCCGACCGATTAGAAAGCTGGTTAATTTACGACCCAATGCTAATAAAGAGGGCCATAGCGCACAAGAATTCTTCCTGCACTAACCAGTGTAACATGCAAATAATTTCAGACATCGCATATAATCCCCTAAAGCAAAAGCAAGAATTTAAGTGTATGAAAGACATGACATAATAACAACTCAAGAAAGATGCGACAATTGTTGCGTTCTAGATTACAGATACCAAAAGAAGAGGACATGGGGAAGACGAAATGCCGTGGCGTCAAGGATTCCAGTTAACAATGAGGGACGACGGCATTCCAGGGGTACAGGAGTTGATGGTCTGTCAGGATCTTAGGTACGCAGAAAGGAAGCTTCCATGGACTGCAGGATACTGGCCGTATCGAATCTGAagcttctgaagcttttgccagggCGGTTGTCGACGTGCTGCGTGCCAGATCCTGCTCTAGTAATAACAGGGTTCTGCGTGCCAGGCCCTGCTCTAGTAATAACAGGGTTCTGCGCGTCAGACCCTGCTCTAGTAATAACAGGGTTCTCCACAGGCACAAAGACACCCGAGGGATTCTTCGCTTTCCACACAGTACCTGTGGAGTGATGTTACCGTAGATGTCACCTCAGGGTTCACAACCATGTAAGAAAGCAGTACATGTCACAACAGGTTCAACATGGGTATATATCAAGCGCCAAAAGTTACTCATGAATATAGTATTGCCCTCGAATATGTTATACTTGTGTATTAGCTTTGGTTCACTTTGGAAAGACATCTGTGGATTGACTTTAGACTTTAGAGAACAGGGCTTGGTAAATTTGAAGCAAAACAGTTAATACAGAATTAATTCGTGGGTACTCAGGAATGTCTTTATCTAGGCCAATGACCACAATGGGCATAAGAGGGAGCAGAAGAAACCTCTAGCAGATGTATCTGACTTCTGATATACTTGGGACCGATGTGTGCCTATCCATGATTTTAGACCCCTGGGACAAGCAAAACCGTAAGGCGCCAAATAATGTGGAACCAACAAAATACATTTAAGAAGCAGAACCAATCGAACATGCTAAGAGTTTAACAGCAACAATGGGAGCAATGCATATAACAACTTCTGCACAAAGGAAGACACAAAAAATAGTGTAAAGAAGTACTGACGTCAAAAATGGTGCAACCATATAAAGCTTCATCCCATTCACTCCACGAGATATTGCATCATCACTAGCAGGTAGAAGATCATCAATTCTGTGCCATGAGATCTCCTGCCATATTCACAGAGAGAAAAGGTTAGCAGTGGCAATTTCACTGATTTACCAAAAAAAGGTTTAAAGAAGAAGAGAATAGTAAATAAAAACCAAACAATGCAAAGACAATAGCTTTGAAGCTCGAGCAAACACAAAAATTACTAACACAATGCTATACCTAAGATAGCATACGGGATAATAAAAATTTGCAAGCAGTTTGGTCATGTGGCAATGTTCAAACCAAGGAAATAAGAACATGTGGGGATGCAATGTGCTGATTAAAAAAACATGTGTGAAATTGCAAAGAGTCTGGGCATGTGTCAGCGTTACAAAAATAGTAACAAATATCTACATAGTGCCACTTCTCAGCCGGGATGCACTGTTGCAAAACATCAGGACCATTCAATTACAATATGTTATTCAGAAAGGAGAAACTATTACATACAGTAGTAAATACAATTGAAGACTACCGATTAAGGAACCATGACATGCATACCAACACCATACCATATATTCATAACATGATGTTGATAGGTGCGGAAAAAATTGTTTTACCGAATAGAAAGATGAGGAAAGATTTGAGAATTTGCATACACTGATCTCTTTCTTAGTTTGAGGTGCGAAAACAGTATCTTCCTTAACACCCGTAATAATATAGAGTCGAACTCTTTGTTGTCCAATTGAAACTTCAATGTGGTCATCCATTTTCAAAAGCTTAGAAACATCACACCCAGTCTCCTCCAGAACCTGCATAGTTATGCAAATAAATGTCGCTTAGGTAAAATTGGTTATGTAATGAAAAGCAGGGAAGAGTAAAACATGGACAGGACGAGCTTGTAATTGGacaaaagaaaaaatatgataaAGTTCAGATCTTCATGTAATTTATGCAGAGAACTAATGGGTATAAATATAGCTAATTGGTGCTAAATTGCCTCATTCTCGGTCAAGAAAAATAGTACAGACGACTAGAGAGCTTGATGGTCCCACCTAGCAAAGAACACATCTAAGAACGGAATAATAGCTGAAACATGAGACTTGGTTCTGTAAATATGCTACAAATTGGAGATTCACTTGTTATCTTTGACATTGTGACAGTGACACATTGCCAAAAGGAACACTGATGTGGTCCATTGTTGGTGTAAGAAGACACCCATATGTAGAGAACAGATCCAGACATTAACTCAAGAACGCAATGTTTTGGCGTGCATAGAATATCTAGAGATTTGAAATTTGAATTGTTAGGAAACTAATCTGTAAAAACAAAGAACCTCCATGTTCAGCAGACCAGAAAATAACAGTCCGGCAATATCTACAAGCATTATTGCTTCACTACAAGTGCAATATGTCTGATGGAAACTGTAAAGCACAACGCGGATCAAGCCCAGAAACTTACTTCTCTAACTGCACAAGTATGATCCTCTTCATCTTTGCTCCTCTTTCCACGGGGAAAACTCCAGCTTGCACTAGACTTCCATCCTTTCACAAGTAAGCACTGCAGAGAAAAAGGGAGAGGTCAGCAAACCTTGAGATTCAACAAAATTCCAGAGGAAATTGAGGGCTATTCAACAAAATTACCCTGTCAtaattgtcatcgaggatgatggCGCCGGAGACGGGGACGCGGAACTTGTAGTGGGTGAAGTCCTTGTAGATGTCGTCGAGGTGCGCGCGGTAGGGCCTGAGGGCGGCGCAGCTGTTGAACACTGCGCACACAAGGACGACGGCGACCGCGACGGCGACAATGTCGGAGTCAGCGACGAATCCGCCAAGAACCATCGTCCTCGACGGGGCTCGGAGTCCCGGGCCGTGACGAGACAGGAGCAGATTTAAAGGGGAAAGGAGCGATCTTTATCTTACTGAGGGAGGTGAAGTCCTTGAAGGAGAGGGACTTGAGGGAGGGGTTGTGCTCCACGGAGTTGTCCTCGTAGAACCAGTGCGCCTGCTCCAGCAGGAACAGAATCCGCTCGAACGACTCCAGGTCCTCCTTGGGCACGTTCAGCACGAACCGGCTGCGGCACgagattggattggattggattcgGGTTGGGTCTGATGGAGTTGCGGAGATGGGGATCGGGGGATGGGTTAGGGCTACGCACCTGCAGAGATCGTCGAGCA
Above is a window of Triticum aestivum cultivar Chinese Spring chromosome 6B, IWGSC CS RefSeq v2.1, whole genome shotgun sequence DNA encoding:
- the LOC123139413 gene encoding mRNA-decapping enzyme subunit 2, producing the protein MAMAGGGGLNRSSSRGQLPPQELLDDLCSRFVLNVPKEDLESFERILFLLEQAHWFYEDNSVEHNPSLKSLSFKDFTSLMFNSCAALRPYRAHLDDIYKDFTHYKFRVPVSGAIILDDNYDRCLLVKGWKSSASWSFPRGKRSKDEEDHTCAVREVLEETGCDVSKLLKMDDHIEVSIGQQRVRLYIITGVKEDTVFAPQTKKEISEISWHRIDDLLPASDDAISRGVNGMKLYMVAPFLTGLKSWIGTHRSQVYQKSDTSARGTVWKAKNPSGVFVPVENPVITRAGSDAQNPVITRAGPGTQNPVITRAGSGTQHVDNRPGKSFRSFRFDTASILQSMEASFLRT